A genomic region of Trifolium pratense cultivar HEN17-A07 linkage group LG3, ARS_RC_1.1, whole genome shotgun sequence contains the following coding sequences:
- the LOC123916615 gene encoding 26S proteasome non-ATPase regulatory subunit 13 homolog B-like isoform X2 produces the protein MAALQYLESLRSSHPGLGDWSNSVADLYQEKLWHQLTHKLEEFLAFQAGDAAIQLYNNFITDFETKINLLKLAHLAVMVSRQYSEKEAAICYLEGVIEKLQATREQRIEEPILYIKMQIALFKLEQGDQKECKNLLENGKSTLDSMTDIDPTVYASYYWVSSQHHKSRQEFAEFYKSALLYLAYTAVESLSNSFKLDLAFDLSLSALLGDNIYNFGELLAHPIIKSLLETKVEWLYYILQAFNSGDLVRYQELCQVHNAALRAQPALVQNEQKLLEKINILCLMEIIFSRPSEDRTIPLSVISERTKLPIVDVEHLLVKSLSVHLIEGIIDQVDGTVHVSWVQPRVLGIQQIKSLRDRLDSWTGKVHSTLLSIEAETPDLIGS, from the exons ATGGCTGCTCTGCAATACCTTGAATCCCTTCGAAGTTCACATCCTGGACTCGGCGATTGGTCCAATTCTGTCGCGGATTTGTACCAGGAAAAGCTATGGCATCAGCTCACTCACAAGCTCGAAGAGTTCCTCGCTTTTCAG GCTGGTGATGCTGCGATACAATTATATAACAATTTCATCACAGATTTTGAGACCAAAATCAACCTTCTCAAGCTTGCTCATTTAGCTGTGATGGTTTCCCGACAGTATTCTGAGAAAGAAGCTGCCATCTGTTATCTTGAAGGGGTCATTGAGAAACTGCAAGCCACTAGAGAGCAGCGTATAGAAGAGCCTATCCTATATATTAAGATGCAAATCGCCTTATTTAAGCTTGAACAAGGTGACCAAAAGGAATGCAAGAATCTTCTCGAAAATGGAAAGAGTACACTTGACAGCATGACAGATATTGATCCAACTGTCTATGCGAGCTATTACTGGGTATCTTCTCAACATCACAAATCCCGTCAGGAATTTGCCGAGTTCTACAAAAGTGCCCTTCTCTATTTGGCATACACAGCAGTGGAGTCACTCTCCAACTCATTCAAGCTG GATTTGGCATTTGACTTGTCACTTTCTGCCCTCCTGGGAGATAACATCTACAACTTTGGAGAGCTACTTGCCCATCCTATT ATTAAGAGCCTCCTGGAAACAAAGGTAGAATGGCTCTACTATATTCTGCAGGCATTTAATTCTGGTGATTTAGTTCGATATCAAGAATTATGCCAGGTGCATAATGCTGCTTTAAGGGCTCAACCAGCACTAGTTCAAAATGAACAGAAGCTGTTGGAAAAGATTAACATTCTCTGTCTGATGGAAATTATATTCAG CCGGCCTTCGGAAGATCGAACCATTCCCTTGAGTGTAATTTCCGAGCGCACGAAACTTCCTATTGTGGATGTGGAGCATCTCCTTGTGAAGAGTTTATCT GTTCATCTCATTGAGGGTATAATTGATCAAGTTGACGGCACAGTACACGTTTCCTGGGTGCAACCAAGAGTTCTGGGTATTCAACAGATAAAATCGTTACGGGATAGGCTGGACAGTTGGACGGGAAAAGTACACTCCACATTGTTGTCTATCGAGGCTGAAACACCTGATTTAATTGGATCATGA
- the LOC123916536 gene encoding dirigent protein 21-like — translation MSLSHIFIFLFSLTLISTRLTTTNGVFSQQSNIILPSEQQRTEKLTHVHFYYHEIRNNKNPSLVQIINAPKNVPNGFGTTFVMDDAMTEGPELSSNEIGRAQGLFGLSSLHDLGMFMLTNFVFKEGNFAGSSLSMLGRNPISEQNREMPIVGGTGVFRFARGFVIANSVNSISTPEHFVVEYNITVLHP, via the coding sequence ATGTCACTTtcacatattttcatttttctcttctctctcacaCTCATTTCCACTCGATTAACAACTACAAATGGAGTTTTCTCACAACAATCCAACATCATATTACCCTCAGAACAACAAAGAACAGAGAAACTAACACATGTTCATTTCTACTACCATGAAATTAGAAACAATAAAAACCCTTCCTTAGTACAAATCATTAATGCACCAAAAAATGTGCCTAATGGATTTGGTACAACTTTTGTAATGGATGATGCAATGACTGAAGGGCCGGAGTTAAGTTCAAATGAAATTGGAAGAGCTCAAGGGCTATTTGGTCTTTCTTCACTTCATGATCTTGGAATGTTTATGTtgacaaattttgtttttaaggaAGGGAATTTTGCTGGAAGTAGTCTTAGTATGTTGGGAAGGAATCCTATTAGTGaacaaaatagagaaatgcCTATTGTTGGTGGAACTGGTGTTTTTAGATTTGCTAGAGGATTTGTTATTGCTAATAGTGTTAATTCCATTTCTACCCCTGAACATTTTGTTGTTGAGTATAATATTACTGTTTTACATCCCTAA
- the LOC123916614 gene encoding uncharacterized protein LOC123916614 has product MDFESIKLKLEKGLYLTTDEFASDVRIVFYNAIVLHRVSRSIQRIAMKLSELFEMKWKYLEEKWETEKEKNKEEKSTAKPKETVTTICGSVSYTARNNKRKFELDISKKSSNIDAKLSAKKAKKQHVTEETTFFDAKFVAKKVVMDTTTIKPKKEHVVDSILASQSKLFGCCNDVSLERKKQRKVAELTVRNIVQTVFIDDNLDSFKELERLCGHSLQDYKLNPLKKFVGLVLKDEFVRVTDLNEDKFLNRDWEEGEIIILD; this is encoded by the coding sequence ATGGATTTTGAGAGTATCAAGTTGAAGCTAGAGAAAGGTTTATACCTCACTACTGATGAATTTGCAAGTGATGTTAGAATTGTATTTTACAATGCCATTGTGTTGCATCGAGTGAGCCGTAGTATTCAAAGAATAGCAATGAAACTAAGTGAGCTGTTTGAGATGAAGTGGAAATACTTGGAAGAAAAATGGGAAACTGAGAAAGAGAAGAACAAGGAAGAAAAATCGACGGCAAAGCCAAAAGAAACTGTTACAACAATTTGTGGATCAGTTTCATATACAGCAAGAAATAATAAAAGGAAATTTGAACTTGATATAAGTAAAAAGTCTTCAAATATTGATGCAAAGTTATCGGCTAAAAAGGCCAAAAAGCAACATGTTACTGAAGAAACAACATTCTTTGATGCAAAGTTTGTAGCTAAGAAGGTGGTTATGGATACTACTACAATCAAGCCTAAGAAGGAACATGTTGTGGATTCTATTTTGGCTTCACAAAGTAAGTTGTTTGGCTGTTGCAATGATGTTAGCTTGGAAAGGAAGAAACAAAGGAAAGTTGCAGAATTGACAGTACGAAACATAGTACAAACGGTATTTATCGATGATAACTTGGATTCTTTTAAGGAGCTAGAAAGGCTTTGTGGTCATTCATTGCAAGATTACAAGTTAAATCCATTGAAAAAGTTTGTTGGATTGGTTCTAAAAGACGAATTTGTGAGAGTGACGGATTTGAATGAAGACAAGTTTCTTAACAGAGATTGGGAAGAAGGAGAAATTATCATTCTCGATTAA
- the LOC123916615 gene encoding 26S proteasome non-ATPase regulatory subunit 13 homolog B-like isoform X1: MAALQYLESLRSSHPGLGDWSNSVADLYQEKLWHQLTHKLEEFLAFQAGDAAIQLYNNFITDFETKINLLKLAHLAVMVSRQYSEKEAAICYLEGVIEKLQATREQRIEEPILYIKMQIALFKLEQGDQKECKNLLENGKSTLDSMTDIDPTVYASYYWVSSQHHKSRQEFAEFYKSALLYLAYTAVESLSNSFKLDLAFDLSLSALLGDNIYNFGELLAHPIIKSLLETKVEWLYYILQAFNSGDLVRYQELCQVHNAALRAQPALVQNEQKLLEKINILCLMEIIFRYIFIRYVIKILLMNLKLFVLFPTQLIVVICSRPSEDRTIPLSVISERTKLPIVDVEHLLVKSLSVHLIEGIIDQVDGTVHVSWVQPRVLGIQQIKSLRDRLDSWTGKVHSTLLSIEAETPDLIGS; the protein is encoded by the exons ATGGCTGCTCTGCAATACCTTGAATCCCTTCGAAGTTCACATCCTGGACTCGGCGATTGGTCCAATTCTGTCGCGGATTTGTACCAGGAAAAGCTATGGCATCAGCTCACTCACAAGCTCGAAGAGTTCCTCGCTTTTCAG GCTGGTGATGCTGCGATACAATTATATAACAATTTCATCACAGATTTTGAGACCAAAATCAACCTTCTCAAGCTTGCTCATTTAGCTGTGATGGTTTCCCGACAGTATTCTGAGAAAGAAGCTGCCATCTGTTATCTTGAAGGGGTCATTGAGAAACTGCAAGCCACTAGAGAGCAGCGTATAGAAGAGCCTATCCTATATATTAAGATGCAAATCGCCTTATTTAAGCTTGAACAAGGTGACCAAAAGGAATGCAAGAATCTTCTCGAAAATGGAAAGAGTACACTTGACAGCATGACAGATATTGATCCAACTGTCTATGCGAGCTATTACTGGGTATCTTCTCAACATCACAAATCCCGTCAGGAATTTGCCGAGTTCTACAAAAGTGCCCTTCTCTATTTGGCATACACAGCAGTGGAGTCACTCTCCAACTCATTCAAGCTG GATTTGGCATTTGACTTGTCACTTTCTGCCCTCCTGGGAGATAACATCTACAACTTTGGAGAGCTACTTGCCCATCCTATT ATTAAGAGCCTCCTGGAAACAAAGGTAGAATGGCTCTACTATATTCTGCAGGCATTTAATTCTGGTGATTTAGTTCGATATCAAGAATTATGCCAGGTGCATAATGCTGCTTTAAGGGCTCAACCAGCACTAGTTCAAAATGAACAGAAGCTGTTGGAAAAGATTAACATTCTCTGTCTGATGGAAATTATATTCAGGTATATATTCATTAGATATGTCATCAAaattttgttgatgaatttgaAGCTGTTTGTTTTATTTCCAACTCAACTGATTGTGGTTATTTGCAGCCGGCCTTCGGAAGATCGAACCATTCCCTTGAGTGTAATTTCCGAGCGCACGAAACTTCCTATTGTGGATGTGGAGCATCTCCTTGTGAAGAGTTTATCT GTTCATCTCATTGAGGGTATAATTGATCAAGTTGACGGCACAGTACACGTTTCCTGGGTGCAACCAAGAGTTCTGGGTATTCAACAGATAAAATCGTTACGGGATAGGCTGGACAGTTGGACGGGAAAAGTACACTCCACATTGTTGTCTATCGAGGCTGAAACACCTGATTTAATTGGATCATGA